In one Solanum lycopersicum chromosome 11, SLM_r2.1 genomic region, the following are encoded:
- the LOC138339311 gene encoding uncharacterized protein produces the protein MTNSSQTNAGTVSAATTTVAHNRSNVALAPAEKPAKFSGVDFKRWQQKIFFYLTTLSLQKFINENVPVMSDETPADERFLVTEAWTHSDFLCKNYILSGMHDDLYNVYSNAKTSKELWGALEKKYKTEDAGMKKFIVAKFLDYKMIDNKTVVTQVQELQVIIHDLLAEGLIVNDAFQVAAIIEKLPPLWKDFKNYLKHKHKEMTVEDLIVRLRIEEDNKAAEKRSRGNSAISGVNFVEEDSTKLKKIKKASGPKSNPPKKKFNGNCFNCGKHGHRDNECRGPKKDKKKKDQANLTESKGEMDDLCAVLSECNLVGNPREWWIDSGASGHVCDNKELFLSYTPALTDEKLFMSPSFASS, from the exons atgactaattcaagtcaaacaaatgctggaacagtaagtgctgcaacaacaacggttgcacataatcgttcaaatgttgccttagcaccggctgagaaacctgcaaagttttctggagtcgactttaagagatggcagcaaaagatattcttctatctcactacaTTGAGTTtgcagaagttcatcaatgagaatgttcctgttatgtcagatgaaactccggctgatgaacgattcttggtaacagaagcatggacacactcagattttttgtgtaaaaattatattttgagtggtatGCAtgatgatctgtacaatgtgtacagcaatgccaaaacctcaaaagaactctggggtgctttagaaaagaagtacaaaacagaagatgccggaatgaagaaattcattgtggcaaaatttctggactataagatgatagacaataagactgtcgtcacccaagttcaagaattgcaggtcataatccatgatctccttgctgaag gattgattgtgaatgatgcttttcaagtggctgcaattattgaaaagttacctccattgtggaaggactttaaaaactacttgaaacacaaacacaaggagatgactgttgaagatctcatagtaaggttgagaatcgaagaggataataaggctgcagaaaagaggtcacgtggtaattcagcaatatctggagtaaattttgttgaagaagattccacaaaattaaagaaaataaagaaagcatctggtccgaaaagcaatcctcctaagaagaaattcaatggaaattgctttaattgtggtaaacatggtcatagggaTAATGAATGccggggtcctaagaaggacaagaaaaagaaagatcaagcaaacttgactgaatccaaaggagaaatggatgaTCTCTGTGCAGTGCTTTctgaatgtaacttggttggaaatccaagagaatggtggatagattctggtgcctcgGGCCATGTTTGTgacaacaaagaattatttttatcatatactccagcacttacagatgaaaaattatttatg